A window of Sphingobacterium sp. SRCM116780 contains these coding sequences:
- a CDS encoding LptE family protein, giving the protein MNKVKSSLLPVFMTMILLLSVTSCGVKYGFTGGSIPEGMKTVSVLYFENIASMVYPTLSQNFTEALKQRIRNQSRLSQVNDNADATFEGFITDYSITPAAVEAGTDRAALNRLSITIKVNYHNKIVEKDNFEQAFTRFKDFSGQLQAAQEETLNREIIQMLTEDVYNKAFANW; this is encoded by the coding sequence ATGAATAAAGTTAAATCAAGCTTATTACCCGTTTTTATGACGATGATCTTGTTGCTTTCAGTAACAAGTTGTGGTGTAAAATATGGCTTTACAGGAGGATCTATTCCTGAAGGAATGAAAACGGTAAGTGTGCTCTATTTTGAAAATATTGCTTCAATGGTTTATCCTACCTTAAGTCAAAACTTTACGGAAGCTTTGAAGCAGCGTATTCGTAATCAATCTCGATTAAGTCAGGTAAATGATAATGCAGATGCTACTTTTGAAGGTTTTATCACCGATTATTCAATTACTCCAGCTGCAGTAGAAGCAGGTACAGATCGTGCAGCTTTAAATCGCTTGTCTATTACAATTAAAGTGAATTATCATAATAAGATTGTTGAAAAGGATAATTTCGAACAAGCTTTTACAAGATTTAAGGATTTTTCAGGTCAATTGCAAGCAGCACAAGAGGAGACTTTGAATAGAGAAATTATTCAGATGTTGACTGAAGATGTTTACAATAAGGCATTTGCGAATTGGTAG
- a CDS encoding sigma-54 interaction domain-containing protein: MDNQDIKNRFGIIGNSPLLNRAIDIARQVAPTDISVLIQGESGSGKEVFSHIIHQLSARKHGAFIAVNCGAIPEGTIDSELFGHEKGSFTGAHEARKGYFEVVDGGTIFLDEVGELPLGTQARLLRVLESGEYIRVGSSKVQKTNVRVVAATNVDVFNAVHNGKFREDLYYRLNTVPLRIPSLRERPEDIYLLFRKFVVDFSDKYRSPSVQLTEDAQQLLKTYGWPGNVRQLKNIAEQIAVLEKERVVDARILQNYLPSESRSTLPAVMANQKGKEDFSERDLLYKVLFDMKKDMVDLKKLVVELIQNGVNASTFDQNSPYINRLYQDVQPSADHLQEQFPVAQTLTIHQPNVLKSNGSQDEYLNYDTQDAEEVEESLSLTEKESDLIKKALKKHRGKRKAAAQELGISERTLYRKIKDLNLDL, from the coding sequence ATGGATAATCAAGATATTAAGAATCGATTTGGAATAATAGGTAATTCCCCTTTACTGAATAGGGCTATTGATATCGCTCGTCAGGTGGCACCTACAGATATTTCGGTATTGATTCAGGGAGAGAGCGGTAGTGGTAAAGAAGTATTCTCTCATATTATTCACCAGCTGAGCGCGCGTAAACACGGTGCTTTTATTGCCGTTAATTGCGGAGCTATTCCTGAAGGTACAATTGATTCTGAGTTGTTTGGACATGAAAAAGGATCTTTTACCGGGGCACATGAGGCACGGAAAGGGTATTTTGAGGTCGTTGATGGAGGTACTATTTTTTTAGATGAAGTTGGAGAGCTGCCACTAGGTACACAAGCTCGTTTGTTGCGTGTCTTGGAGTCTGGAGAATATATTCGTGTTGGTTCATCAAAAGTACAAAAAACAAATGTTCGTGTTGTAGCAGCAACGAATGTGGATGTTTTCAATGCTGTACACAATGGTAAATTCAGAGAAGATCTGTATTACCGATTGAATACGGTTCCTCTTCGCATTCCTTCTTTACGGGAGCGTCCTGAAGATATTTATTTATTATTTAGAAAATTTGTCGTTGATTTTTCTGACAAATACCGTTCACCAAGTGTACAATTAACAGAAGATGCGCAACAACTACTGAAAACATATGGCTGGCCAGGAAACGTACGGCAGTTGAAAAATATTGCTGAACAGATTGCAGTACTTGAAAAAGAACGAGTAGTTGATGCCCGGATTTTACAAAATTATCTTCCCTCAGAGAGTCGCTCTACTTTACCGGCTGTCATGGCTAACCAGAAAGGGAAAGAAGATTTTTCAGAACGAGATCTTTTGTATAAAGTGCTGTTTGACATGAAAAAGGATATGGTGGATTTAAAAAAACTGGTAGTAGAATTAATTCAAAACGGAGTGAACGCTTCGACTTTTGATCAGAACTCACCTTATATAAATCGCTTATATCAAGATGTACAACCTAGTGCAGATCACCTTCAAGAACAATTTCCTGTTGCACAAACATTGACTATCCATCAGCCAAATGTATTGAAAAGCAATGGCTCACAGGATGAATATTTAAACTACGATACACAAGATGCAGAAGAGGTGGAAGAATCCTTATCTTTAACAGAAAAAGAATCTGATTTAATTAAAAAGGCTTTGAAAAAACATCGTGGTAAACGGAAAGCTGCGGCACAAGAGCTCGGTATTTCGGAAAGAACTTTGTATAGAAAAATTAAAGACTTAAATTTAGATTTATAA